A stretch of DNA from Nitrospira sp. KM1:
GGACCGTAAATTATGTTCCCGACCGCCGGCAATTCGGATTTCGGTCTTGGGGTGGAGGAAGCGGAAGAGACACAAAATCTTCAAACAACGCTGTGGAGTCAGTTGGTGGGAATGTTCCAACGGGGTCCCTGCCACAGGGTGCAGCGTATTCAATGGAATCGAGTCCGGTTTGACATCCCGGAGGGCGATGGCCAAGTCGATGATGTCTTCGTTCGTTTCACCCATGCCGACGATGCCGCCGGAGCAAATCTCCAAACCGGCCGCGCGAGCGTTTCTGATCGTCGCGAGACGATCCTGAAACGTATGGGTCGTGCAGATTGATGCGTGATACGCTTCGCTCGTATTGAGATTGTGATTGATGCGGTCCACGCCGGCCGCCTTCAGCCGCCGCGCCTGCTGTTCGTTCATCAGGCCAAGCGAACAGCAAATTTGAATCGGCGTTTCCTGCTTGATCGAGCGGACGGCTCCAGCGATTTCGTCAATCTCACGGTCCAACGGACTTCTGCCGCTGATCACGATGCAATAGCGTTGTGCTTTGGAGGCGGCGGCCCGGCGGGCGCCTTCGATCATCTGCGTCTGTGGCAAGAGGTTGTATCGTTCGATTGGCGCGGTCGAGATCGACGATTGTGAACAGTAATGACAATCCTCCTGACAGGCTCCGCTCTTGGCATTTTGCAGCATTTGCAGGCGGACCGTCTTGCCGAAATAGCGCGACCGCACGATAAATGCGGCCTGCAACAGCTGAAGCAAGTCCTCGTCCGGAGCATTGAGAACGGCGAAACATTCCTGGTGAGTCAACAGTTGGTCGTTGAGAGCTTTGGACGAGAGTGCAGAGTAATCCGCCATGGCTTATACCTTTCGGGCAACTGTGAACGGTCTGAATGCGTTTTGGAAAATCACTGGAATATCAGAGGAACGGACGGTCGGCGTGAAACCAACCGTCGGGACCCTACACGGTTTCAAATGGAGAAGCAATGCCTTGGTATGGAACCGAACGCACGGGAAGAGGACCGCTTTCCTGCTCCGATACTGATTGGACCGAGTCGAGTTTGGGAAGTGCCACGAGCGTGTTCCAGCTGCCGCAGCGGCGGCAGCGTCCGGCCCATTCAGCGGTGTCCTGCTGGCAGGCGGTGCACACGTAAGGGACGACGACCCGCTTTTTGAACTGCAACGCTCGCTTGAGCTCGATAACCGCCTGTTC
This window harbors:
- the bioB gene encoding biotin synthase BioB, with protein sequence MADYSALSSKALNDQLLTHQECFAVLNAPDEDLLQLLQAAFIVRSRYFGKTVRLQMLQNAKSGACQEDCHYCSQSSISTAPIERYNLLPQTQMIEGARRAAASKAQRYCIVISGRSPLDREIDEIAGAVRSIKQETPIQICCSLGLMNEQQARRLKAAGVDRINHNLNTSEAYHASICTTHTFQDRLATIRNARAAGLEICSGGIVGMGETNEDIIDLAIALRDVKPDSIPLNTLHPVAGTPLEHSHQLTPQRCLKILCLFRFLHPKTEIRIAGGREHNLRSLQPLALYPADSVFVNGYLTTPGTPAPEVWGMIEDLGFSIEVDYRQPVAC